The following are encoded in a window of Nibricoccus aquaticus genomic DNA:
- a CDS encoding aldo/keto reductase, with the protein MQYRPLGQTGLQVSVLSYGSSPLGGVFRATDDSEGIRTVHTAVDLGINFIDTSPYYGATKSETVLGKALREIKRDRYYLATKIGQYDHGVFDFSPARILTSLDESCARLGVDYIDLLQCHDIEFADLNQIVNETLPALVKLREEGRIGHIGITGLPLKVFTSILDRTGPGIVDTILSFCRYELNDTALDSLIPYLRGKGVGIINASPTGMGLLSDRGVPAWHPAPKLMLETARRAADYCKAVGADIAKLAIQFATQHPQIATTLVGTASPENIRKNVAYLEEPIDFELMGRVLDILRPIKNHNFTRGRPENRDALIG; encoded by the coding sequence ATGCAATACCGCCCCCTCGGCCAGACCGGTCTTCAAGTGTCCGTCCTCAGCTACGGCTCGTCCCCGCTCGGCGGCGTCTTCCGCGCCACCGACGACAGCGAAGGCATCCGCACCGTCCACACCGCCGTCGATCTCGGCATCAATTTCATCGATACGTCGCCCTACTACGGCGCCACCAAGTCCGAGACCGTCCTCGGCAAAGCCCTCCGCGAGATCAAACGCGACCGCTACTACCTCGCCACGAAGATCGGCCAGTACGACCACGGCGTCTTCGACTTCTCCCCCGCGCGCATCCTCACCAGCCTCGACGAAAGCTGCGCCCGCCTGGGCGTCGACTACATCGACCTGCTCCAGTGCCACGACATCGAGTTCGCCGACCTCAACCAGATCGTAAACGAAACCCTCCCCGCTCTCGTGAAGCTCCGTGAAGAAGGCCGCATCGGCCACATCGGCATCACCGGCCTCCCGCTCAAAGTCTTCACCAGCATCCTCGACCGCACCGGTCCTGGCATCGTCGATACGATCCTCTCCTTCTGCCGCTACGAGCTCAACGATACGGCCCTCGATTCGCTCATTCCTTATCTTCGCGGCAAAGGCGTCGGCATCATCAACGCCTCCCCGACCGGCATGGGCCTGCTCTCCGATCGCGGCGTCCCCGCCTGGCATCCCGCGCCCAAGCTCATGCTCGAGACCGCCCGCCGCGCCGCCGATTATTGCAAAGCCGTCGGCGCCGACATCGCCAAGCTCGCCATCCAGTTCGCCACGCAACACCCGCAGATCGCGACCACCCTCGTCGGCACCGCCAGCCCCGAGAACATCCGCAAAAACGTCGCCTACCTCGAAGAGCCCATCGACTTCGAACTCATGGGCCGCGTCCTCGACATCCTCCGCCCCATC
- a CDS encoding pectinesterase family protein, whose protein sequence is MMTLMTGLVFFRAKRRVCAAVLFFAAAVALSMGAEDASKKLRIVLVGDSTVTDHAGWGGGFKRYLAEGVECVNTAQGGRSSKSFIDEGRLTKAVEAKGDFYLIQFGHNDQPGKGPARETDPASTYPEYMARYIDAVRAIGAQPILVTSLVRRTFDPANPGKIVTTLTPYVEAVKKLGAEKGVPVIELHASSLALCEKLGPVETAKFDQVKDGKADTTHLEEKGSFVFAGLVVAELREKVPGLAQAFRGEVGMSVAAVSAKPDAIVSADNSGTHVTVSAAVASAPEGGTKPFVILIKPGVYREHVHVPKEKPFITLRGEPGEAAATVITRGVNLKSVDDKGHKVQTRESATVLVQGADFTAEGVTFENTTTREEKVQALAIYVEADRAVFRGCRFLGWQDTVRVEKGRQYFENCYVNGHVDFIYGGGFSVFNRCEIHCRADGYITAASTDEKAPWGYVFLDCRVTAGPEVERGVYLGRPWRPFAATAFVRCELPAQIRAEGWHNWGKVENEATARYREYKNTGPGAKADGRVSWARELTEAEAQAFTVEKLLSGSDGWSPVRP, encoded by the coding sequence ATGATGACCTTGATGACTGGCTTGGTTTTTTTTCGTGCAAAGCGCCGTGTGTGCGCGGCGGTTTTATTTTTCGCGGCTGCGGTCGCGTTGAGCATGGGGGCGGAAGATGCGTCGAAGAAGCTGCGCATCGTGCTCGTGGGTGATTCGACAGTGACGGATCACGCGGGGTGGGGCGGCGGGTTTAAGCGTTATCTGGCCGAGGGTGTGGAGTGCGTGAACACGGCGCAGGGTGGGCGGAGCTCGAAGAGTTTTATCGACGAAGGGCGGCTCACCAAGGCGGTGGAGGCGAAGGGGGATTTTTATTTGATTCAGTTCGGTCACAACGATCAGCCGGGGAAAGGGCCGGCGCGGGAGACCGATCCGGCGTCGACTTATCCGGAGTATATGGCGCGGTATATCGATGCGGTGCGGGCGATCGGGGCGCAGCCGATTCTCGTGACGTCACTGGTGCGGCGGACTTTCGATCCGGCGAATCCGGGGAAGATCGTGACGACGCTGACGCCGTATGTGGAGGCGGTGAAAAAACTCGGCGCGGAAAAGGGCGTGCCGGTGATCGAGCTTCATGCGAGCAGTCTGGCGCTGTGCGAGAAGCTCGGGCCGGTGGAGACGGCAAAGTTTGATCAGGTGAAGGATGGGAAAGCGGATACGACGCATCTGGAGGAGAAGGGATCGTTCGTTTTTGCAGGGTTGGTGGTGGCGGAGTTGAGGGAGAAAGTGCCGGGGCTGGCGCAGGCGTTTCGCGGGGAGGTGGGAATGAGTGTGGCAGCTGTTTCGGCGAAGCCGGATGCGATCGTGTCGGCGGATAATTCGGGGACGCATGTGACGGTGAGTGCGGCGGTGGCTTCGGCGCCGGAAGGCGGGACGAAGCCGTTTGTGATTTTGATCAAGCCGGGCGTGTACCGGGAGCACGTGCATGTGCCGAAGGAGAAGCCGTTCATCACGCTGCGGGGAGAACCGGGCGAAGCGGCGGCGACGGTGATCACGCGCGGGGTGAATCTGAAGTCGGTGGATGACAAGGGGCACAAGGTGCAGACGCGCGAGAGTGCGACGGTGCTGGTGCAGGGCGCGGATTTCACGGCGGAGGGCGTGACGTTTGAAAACACGACGACGCGTGAGGAAAAAGTGCAGGCGCTGGCGATCTACGTGGAGGCGGATCGGGCGGTATTTCGCGGGTGCCGGTTCCTGGGCTGGCAGGATACGGTGCGCGTGGAGAAGGGGCGGCAGTATTTTGAAAACTGTTACGTGAACGGGCATGTGGATTTTATCTACGGCGGCGGGTTCTCGGTGTTTAATCGCTGCGAGATTCATTGCCGGGCGGATGGGTACATCACGGCGGCGTCCACGGATGAGAAGGCTCCGTGGGGTTATGTGTTTCTTGACTGCCGGGTGACGGCGGGGCCGGAGGTGGAGCGCGGGGTTTATCTGGGGCGGCCGTGGAGGCCGTTTGCGGCGACGGCATTTGTGCGCTGCGAGTTGCCGGCGCAAATCCGGGCGGAAGGCTGGCACAACTGGGGCAAGGTGGAGAACGAAGCGACGGCGCGTTATCGTGAGTACAAGAACACGGGGCCGGGCGCGAAGGCGGACGGGCGGGTGAGCTGGGCGCGTGAGCTGACGGAGGCGGAGGCGCAGGCGTTCACGGTTGAGAAATTATTGAGCGGCAGCGACGGCTGGAGTCCGGTCAGGCCATGA
- a CDS encoding alpha/beta hydrolase: MSVRACLRMLIGWVAAGACAALSAEEPRVITLWPEGVPGLRADAAPEQVVNNRIVAVHYPTLTVYAPEAGKGNGTAVIFCPGGGYVRLAIREGGGYETKRLVSEGVTVFMLKYRMVEYGHPAPLQDVLRAVRLVRSRAAELGVKPDRIGLLGQSAGGHLAGCAGLLWDTEEGKTGAELDNVSARPDFVALVYPVITLAEAYTHKGSREALLGKEPAVELVEKLSLEKHARKDAPPFFIAATMADKSVPVQNSLRFYEALLAVKVPAEMHVYAQGSHGNSLDPQYGPTALWPERLSEWMRFNGWGAAR, from the coding sequence ATGAGTGTGCGTGCGTGTTTGAGGATGCTCATCGGGTGGGTCGCGGCGGGTGCGTGCGCCGCGCTGAGCGCGGAAGAGCCGCGGGTAATCACGCTCTGGCCGGAAGGGGTGCCAGGGCTGCGGGCGGACGCGGCTCCGGAGCAGGTCGTGAACAACCGGATCGTGGCGGTGCATTATCCGACGTTGACGGTCTATGCGCCGGAGGCGGGGAAGGGAAATGGGACGGCGGTGATTTTTTGTCCGGGCGGCGGGTATGTGCGACTGGCGATCAGGGAGGGAGGAGGGTACGAGACGAAGCGGCTGGTGAGCGAAGGCGTGACGGTTTTCATGTTGAAGTACCGGATGGTCGAATACGGACATCCGGCGCCGTTGCAGGATGTGTTGCGAGCGGTTCGGCTGGTGCGGTCGCGGGCGGCGGAGCTGGGCGTGAAGCCGGATCGGATCGGGTTGCTTGGGCAGTCGGCGGGCGGGCATCTGGCGGGGTGCGCGGGGTTGTTATGGGATACTGAGGAGGGGAAGACAGGCGCGGAGCTGGATAATGTGAGTGCGCGACCGGACTTCGTGGCGCTGGTTTATCCGGTGATCACGCTGGCGGAGGCGTACACGCACAAGGGCTCGCGCGAGGCGTTGTTGGGGAAGGAGCCGGCGGTGGAGCTGGTGGAAAAACTATCGCTGGAGAAACACGCGCGGAAAGATGCGCCGCCGTTTTTCATCGCTGCGACGATGGCCGACAAGTCGGTACCGGTGCAGAACTCGCTGCGTTTTTATGAGGCGCTGCTGGCGGTGAAAGTACCGGCGGAGATGCACGTTTATGCGCAGGGTTCGCACGGGAACAGTCTCGATCCGCAGTATGGACCTACGGCGTTGTGGCCGGAGCGGTTGAGCGAGTGGATGCGATTTAACGGGTGGGGAGCGGCGCGCTGA
- a CDS encoding AraC family transcriptional regulator, with protein MPAPRPTPEPPAFVSAQVTAARRFYLNLKPRPTPGLTVVCGGWEECAPDYTIDRKTFPYPSVEFVASGRGELVLAGKRHDLAPGALFTYGPGISHRIHTSADAPLKKYFVNFTGARASALLRESALNPGTLTRLGTTTDVRNAFDALIRFGTLHDRHTARSCALQLELLLLAIVRANQPSSPAARRSMATFERCRAHIDQHFLALPTLQSAATACHVDEAYLCRLFQRFQDETPYRYLQRLQMQWAAERLHSSGRLVREIAADLHLDPFQFSRTFKRIHGVSPSTFLGPRG; from the coding sequence ATGCCCGCCCCGCGCCCGACGCCCGAGCCCCCCGCCTTCGTCTCCGCCCAGGTCACCGCCGCGCGCCGCTTCTACCTCAACTTAAAACCCCGCCCCACCCCCGGCCTCACCGTCGTCTGCGGCGGCTGGGAGGAATGCGCGCCTGACTACACCATCGACCGCAAAACTTTCCCGTATCCATCCGTCGAGTTCGTCGCCTCCGGTCGCGGCGAACTCGTTCTAGCTGGTAAACGCCACGATCTCGCCCCCGGCGCACTCTTCACCTACGGCCCCGGAATCAGCCACCGCATCCACACCAGCGCCGATGCCCCGCTGAAAAAATACTTCGTCAACTTCACCGGCGCCCGCGCCTCCGCGCTCTTGCGCGAAAGCGCCCTCAATCCCGGCACGCTCACCCGCCTCGGCACCACCACGGATGTCCGCAACGCCTTCGACGCACTCATCCGCTTCGGCACGCTCCACGACCGACACACCGCCCGCAGCTGCGCGCTTCAACTCGAGCTTCTCCTCCTCGCCATCGTTCGCGCCAACCAGCCCAGCTCCCCCGCCGCCCGCCGCTCCATGGCCACCTTCGAGCGCTGCCGCGCGCACATCGACCAGCACTTCCTCGCCCTCCCCACGCTCCAGTCCGCCGCCACCGCCTGCCACGTCGACGAAGCCTACCTCTGCCGCCTCTTCCAACGCTTCCAGGACGAGACTCCCTACCGCTACCTCCAGCGCCTCCAGATGCAGTGGGCCGCCGAGCGCCTCCATTCCTCCGGCCGCCTCGTCCGCGAAATCGCCGCCGATCTCCACCTCGATCCCTTTCAATTCTCCCGCACCTTCAAACGCATCCACGGCGTCTCCCCCTCCACCTTCCTCGGCCCGCGCGGCTAA
- a CDS encoding amidohydrolase family protein, giving the protein MTAPPEGKLAIHLATIQADFPSTPPPIKAICTLARSQSWRSAFNSLRALAAETHPLSPLARAPPRSRSEISFSMKIDSHHHFWRYNTDDFGWISDAMARIRRDYLPVDLAPELVARAIDGCIAVQARMTTEETRWLLELADKSPFIKGVVGWVPLSEKSVSAELDRFAAHPRLKGIRHVVQGQPAGFLDNPAFNAGIREVTARKLVYDILIFANQLEEATRFVDRHPNQVFVLDHIAKPVVQGSPDVIWMKQIRDLARRENVACKFSGVVTEIPGFASWTPEQIHPYFDIVLKAFGPQRLMFGSDWPPCLVNSEYARWHQTVEGFTTRLSDSDRARILGDTAAEWYRL; this is encoded by the coding sequence ATGACAGCTCCGCCCGAGGGAAAACTCGCCATCCATCTCGCCACCATCCAAGCGGACTTCCCATCAACACCACCGCCCATCAAGGCGATCTGCACGCTCGCACGCTCGCAGTCGTGGCGATCTGCATTCAACTCCCTGCGCGCCCTAGCAGCAGAAACCCATCCGCTTTCTCCCTTGGCCCGCGCCCCACCCCGCTCACGCTCCGAAATCTCCTTCTCCATGAAGATCGACTCGCATCACCACTTTTGGCGCTACAACACCGACGACTTCGGCTGGATCTCCGACGCCATGGCTCGCATCCGCCGCGACTATCTCCCGGTTGATCTCGCCCCCGAACTCGTCGCTCGCGCCATCGACGGCTGCATCGCCGTTCAGGCCCGCATGACCACCGAGGAAACCCGCTGGCTGCTCGAACTCGCCGATAAAAGTCCCTTCATCAAAGGTGTCGTCGGCTGGGTCCCCCTCTCCGAAAAATCCGTCTCCGCCGAACTCGACCGCTTCGCCGCCCACCCGCGCCTCAAAGGCATCCGCCACGTCGTCCAGGGCCAGCCCGCCGGCTTCCTCGACAACCCCGCCTTCAACGCCGGCATCCGCGAAGTCACCGCCCGCAAACTCGTCTACGACATCCTCATTTTCGCCAACCAGCTCGAAGAAGCTACGCGCTTCGTCGACCGCCATCCCAACCAAGTCTTCGTCCTCGACCACATCGCCAAACCTGTCGTCCAAGGTTCGCCCGATGTCATCTGGATGAAACAAATCCGCGACCTCGCCCGCCGAGAAAACGTCGCCTGCAAATTCTCCGGCGTCGTCACCGAGATCCCCGGCTTCGCCTCGTGGACGCCCGAACAAATCCATCCATACTTCGACATCGTCCTCAAAGCCTTCGGCCCGCAGCGCCTCATGTTCGGCTCCGACTGGCCCCCCTGTCTAGTGAACTCTGAATACGCCCGCTGGCACCAAACCGTCGAAGGCTTCACCACACGGCTCTCCGACTCCGACCGCGCCCGCATCCTCGGCGACACCGCCGCCGAGTGGTACCGCCTGTAG
- a CDS encoding DUF2934 domain-containing protein has protein sequence MNLTDSHEQPFLSHEQIAARSHELWQKAGSPEGRDLEFWLGAEAELARDHVDVKQTQRGEITNPARSTPGGSEKGKPATFPKDESAVKPAKKTSRVTAAAK, from the coding sequence ATGAACCTCACCGATTCCCACGAGCAGCCGTTCCTATCCCATGAACAGATCGCAGCACGCTCTCACGAGCTGTGGCAAAAGGCAGGATCGCCGGAAGGGCGCGATCTCGAATTCTGGCTGGGCGCGGAGGCTGAGCTGGCGCGTGACCATGTGGACGTGAAGCAGACGCAGCGCGGTGAGATCACCAATCCGGCACGCTCGACACCGGGTGGAAGCGAAAAAGGGAAACCTGCGACGTTTCCGAAAGATGAGAGTGCGGTGAAGCCGGCCAAGAAAACGAGCCGCGTGACTGCTGCTGCGAAATAA
- a CDS encoding Gfo/Idh/MocA family protein, which yields MKEHTIGIIMNGVTGRMGTNQHLIRSICAIRKQGGVKLANGDVIMPDPILVGRNLDKLQALAKANGVTRVTTDVDAALKDPFNQIYFDSQTTDRRVEGVRKAIAAKKAIYCEKPTALDIPTSLALYKEATAAGLKNGVVQDKLWLPGLMKLKMLIDSGFFGKILSVRGEFGYWVFEGDLQPAQRPSWNYRKEDGGGMIIDMLCHWRYVIDNLFGNVKAVSCLAATHIDERIDESGKRYKCTADDSAYATFETDQNIILHFNSSWTVRVRRDDLLTLQVDGTKGSAVATLRDVYTQRAENTPRPVWNPDITQPINFFEGWQKVPEYQNFDNAFKIQWELFLKHVVNNEPFRWSLLEGAKGVQLAEAGLESSAKRAWVNLSKLD from the coding sequence ATGAAAGAACACACCATCGGCATCATCATGAACGGCGTCACCGGACGCATGGGCACGAATCAGCACCTGATCCGTTCCATCTGCGCCATCCGCAAACAAGGCGGCGTCAAACTCGCCAACGGCGACGTCATCATGCCCGACCCCATCCTCGTCGGTCGCAACCTCGATAAACTCCAGGCCCTCGCCAAGGCCAACGGCGTCACCCGCGTCACGACCGACGTCGATGCCGCGCTGAAAGATCCCTTCAACCAGATCTACTTCGACTCGCAGACCACCGACCGCCGCGTCGAAGGCGTCCGCAAAGCCATCGCTGCGAAAAAAGCCATCTACTGCGAAAAGCCCACCGCGCTCGACATCCCGACCTCGCTCGCGCTCTACAAAGAAGCCACCGCCGCCGGCCTCAAGAACGGCGTCGTCCAGGACAAGCTCTGGCTCCCCGGTCTCATGAAGCTCAAGATGCTCATCGACTCCGGCTTCTTCGGTAAAATCCTCTCCGTCCGTGGCGAGTTCGGCTACTGGGTATTCGAAGGCGACCTACAGCCCGCCCAGCGCCCCTCGTGGAACTACCGCAAGGAAGACGGCGGCGGCATGATCATCGATATGCTCTGCCACTGGCGCTACGTCATCGACAACCTTTTCGGCAACGTGAAGGCCGTCTCCTGCCTCGCCGCCACGCACATCGACGAGCGCATCGACGAATCCGGCAAACGCTACAAGTGCACCGCCGACGACTCCGCCTACGCCACGTTCGAGACCGATCAAAACATCATCCTCCATTTCAACTCCTCGTGGACCGTCCGCGTCCGCCGTGACGATCTCCTCACGCTCCAAGTGGACGGCACCAAAGGCTCCGCCGTCGCGACTCTCCGTGACGTCTACACCCAGCGCGCCGAGAACACCCCGCGCCCCGTCTGGAACCCCGACATCACCCAGCCGATCAATTTCTTCGAAGGCTGGCAGAAAGTCCCCGAGTACCAGAACTTCGACAACGCGTTTAAGATCCAGTGGGAGCTCTTCCTGAAGCACGTCGTGAACAACGAACCGTTCCGCTGGAGCCTCCTCGAAGGCGCCAAAGGCGTCCAACTCGCCGAAGCCGGCCTCGAATCCTCCGCCAAGCGCGCCTGGGTCAACCTCAGCAAACTCGACTAA
- a CDS encoding sugar phosphate isomerase/epimerase family protein, with protein sequence MPVSPLTDLSRLCVHTITTKPWALDDAVRNYAAAGVKGITVWRQALEGRNVADSGKLIRDHGLSIVSLCRGGFFPALAPADRAKAIDENRRCIDEAAALGAPMIVLVVGAVPGQSLVESRKQITDGIAAVLPHAQAAGVKLAIEPLHPMYANDRSAVNTMGQARAMCNQLKSPFVGIAADVYHLWWDDNLEAEIKASGREGTLFAFHICDWRTPTVDFLNDRGLMGEGCIPIRQIRGWVEEAGFKGFNEVEIFSNRLWSQDQSQFLENIKSAYLNHS encoded by the coding sequence ATGCCTGTTTCACCGCTCACCGACCTCTCCCGCCTCTGCGTCCACACGATCACCACTAAACCGTGGGCCCTCGATGACGCCGTGCGTAACTACGCCGCCGCCGGCGTCAAAGGCATCACTGTCTGGCGCCAGGCCCTAGAAGGCCGCAACGTCGCCGACTCCGGGAAACTGATACGCGACCACGGCCTCAGCATCGTCTCCCTCTGCCGCGGCGGCTTCTTCCCAGCGCTCGCTCCTGCCGACCGAGCCAAAGCCATCGACGAAAACCGCCGCTGCATCGACGAAGCCGCCGCCCTCGGTGCGCCCATGATCGTCCTCGTCGTCGGCGCCGTCCCCGGACAATCCCTCGTCGAGTCCCGCAAACAAATCACCGACGGCATCGCCGCCGTCCTCCCGCACGCCCAAGCCGCCGGCGTGAAGCTCGCCATCGAGCCGCTTCACCCGATGTACGCCAACGACCGCTCCGCCGTAAACACGATGGGCCAGGCGCGCGCGATGTGTAACCAGCTCAAATCCCCCTTCGTCGGCATCGCCGCCGACGTGTATCATCTTTGGTGGGACGACAACCTCGAGGCCGAGATCAAAGCCAGCGGACGCGAAGGCACGCTCTTCGCCTTCCACATCTGCGACTGGCGCACGCCGACCGTCGATTTCCTCAACGACCGCGGCCTCATGGGCGAAGGCTGCATCCCCATCCGCCAGATCCGCGGTTGGGTCGAGGAAGCCGGTTTCAAAGGCTTCAACGAAGTCGAAATCTTCTCCAACCGCCTCTGGTCGCAGGACCAATCCCAATTCCTCGAAAACATAAAATCCGCCTACCTCAATCACTCCTGA
- a CDS encoding glycoside hydrolase family 88 protein — translation MIRLDPSITPKSLTSDINRLWDVSAKKIFNLQKDWDSSKGTPVFTIAGKYTSRGWTEWTQGFQFGSAILQYAATGDKKALAIGQEGTLKYMASHVSHIGVHDHGFNNVSTYGNLYFLAKAGLLKASEGDINFYELALKITGAVQAARWTDLPENQGYIYSFNGPHSLFADTIRSLRALALSHQLGHSLMGERDRKINLLGRIFQHAETTARYNVYFGKGRDSYDLRGRVAHESIFNLNDGSYRCPSSQQGYSPFSTWTRGQAWILCGYAEQLEFLDTLPESEFKAFGGKKQILARFLESARATADFYLAHTPTDGIPYWDTGAPGLAFMGEYLDRDAEPFNPHEPVDSSAAAISAQGLIRLGNYLKAHKNAKDGARYLTAGLNVAKTLFSETYTSGDTKHQGLLLHSVYHRPNGWDHVPKGQKVPCGEACMWGDYHARELALLIQRMADGKYYTFFGF, via the coding sequence ATGATCCGCCTCGATCCCTCCATCACCCCGAAGTCCCTCACGTCCGACATCAACCGCCTCTGGGACGTCTCCGCCAAAAAGATCTTCAATCTCCAAAAAGACTGGGACTCCTCCAAAGGCACGCCCGTGTTCACTATCGCGGGAAAATACACCTCGCGCGGCTGGACCGAGTGGACCCAAGGCTTCCAGTTCGGCTCCGCGATCCTCCAGTATGCGGCAACTGGTGACAAGAAGGCCCTCGCGATCGGCCAGGAAGGCACGCTCAAGTACATGGCCAGCCACGTGAGCCACATCGGCGTCCACGACCACGGCTTCAACAACGTCTCCACCTACGGCAACCTCTACTTCCTCGCGAAAGCCGGCCTCCTCAAAGCCTCCGAAGGCGACATCAATTTCTACGAACTCGCCCTCAAGATCACCGGTGCCGTCCAGGCCGCGCGCTGGACCGATCTCCCCGAAAACCAGGGCTACATCTACTCCTTCAACGGCCCGCACTCGCTCTTCGCCGACACCATCCGCTCGCTCCGCGCCCTCGCCCTCTCTCACCAGCTCGGCCACAGCCTGATGGGCGAACGCGACCGCAAGATCAACCTCCTCGGCCGCATCTTCCAGCACGCCGAGACCACCGCTCGCTACAACGTCTACTTCGGCAAAGGCCGCGACTCCTACGACCTCCGAGGACGCGTCGCCCACGAATCCATCTTCAATCTCAACGACGGCTCCTACCGCTGCCCCAGCTCGCAACAAGGCTACTCACCCTTCAGCACCTGGACGCGTGGCCAGGCCTGGATTCTCTGCGGCTACGCTGAGCAGCTCGAATTTCTGGATACGCTCCCCGAATCCGAGTTCAAAGCCTTTGGCGGCAAGAAACAAATCCTCGCCCGCTTCCTTGAGTCCGCCCGCGCCACCGCCGACTTCTACCTCGCGCACACCCCGACCGACGGCATCCCCTACTGGGACACCGGCGCCCCCGGCCTCGCCTTCATGGGCGAATACCTCGACCGCGACGCCGAGCCCTTCAACCCGCACGAGCCCGTCGACAGCTCCGCCGCCGCTATCTCCGCCCAAGGCCTCATCCGCCTCGGCAATTACCTGAAGGCCCACAAAAACGCCAAAGACGGCGCCCGCTACCTCACCGCCGGCCTCAACGTCGCTAAAACACTCTTCAGCGAAACCTACACTTCAGGCGACACGAAGCACCAAGGCCTCCTCCTCCACTCCGTCTATCACCGTCCGAACGGCTGGGACCACGTGCCCAAAGGCCAGAAGGTTCCGTGTGGCGAAGCCTGCATGTGGGGCGACTACCACGCCCGCGAACTCGCCCTCCTCATCCAGCGCATGGCCGACGGCAAATACTACACCTTCTTCGGCTTCTAA
- a CDS encoding 3-ketoacyl-ACP reductase encodes MSSTQNPIPVVLVTGAGRGLGRGVAIQLAAEGCSVAINYAGNRAAAEETVGLCQQASKSPAQKFLPVQADISSKADRTRLVSETIANLGRIDALVNNAGIAPKVRADITEASEESFEELIRTNLQGPYFLTQSVVQHWLSGKQTPALPTGFKIIYVTSISANTASVNRGDYCISKAGLAMAAQLWATRLAADNIQVVELRPGIMATDMTAGVKGKYDKLLEDGLVPQKRWGTGEDVGRAVRAIIAGDLPFSTGAVIPIDGGFHLRRL; translated from the coding sequence ATGTCGTCCACGCAGAACCCCATCCCCGTCGTCCTTGTAACCGGCGCTGGCCGCGGCCTCGGTCGCGGCGTCGCGATCCAGCTCGCCGCCGAAGGCTGCTCCGTCGCCATCAACTACGCTGGCAATCGTGCCGCCGCCGAGGAAACCGTCGGACTCTGCCAGCAGGCCTCCAAGTCACCCGCGCAAAAATTTCTCCCCGTCCAGGCCGACATCAGCTCCAAGGCCGACCGCACCCGCCTCGTTTCCGAAACGATCGCCAACCTCGGCCGAATCGACGCCCTCGTGAACAACGCCGGCATCGCCCCCAAAGTCCGCGCCGACATCACCGAAGCCAGCGAAGAGTCCTTCGAAGAACTCATCCGCACCAATCTCCAAGGTCCGTATTTTCTTACCCAGTCCGTCGTCCAGCACTGGCTCTCCGGCAAACAAACACCCGCGCTCCCGACCGGTTTCAAAATCATCTACGTCACGTCGATCTCCGCCAACACCGCCTCGGTGAACCGCGGCGACTACTGCATCTCCAAAGCCGGCCTCGCCATGGCCGCGCAGCTCTGGGCCACCCGCCTCGCCGCCGACAACATCCAAGTCGTCGAACTCCGCCCCGGCATCATGGCGACCGACATGACCGCCGGCGTGAAAGGCAAATACGACAAACTCCTCGAAGACGGCCTCGTCCCCCAAAAACGCTGGGGCACCGGCGAAGACGTCGGCCGCGCCGTCCGCGCCATCATCGCCGGCGACCTCCCCTTCTCAACCGGCGCCGTCATCCCCATCGACGGCGGCTTCCACCTCCGCCGCCTCTGA